One part of the Microbacterium aurugineum genome encodes these proteins:
- a CDS encoding AAA family ATPase, whose amino-acid sequence MDGPVLSGGVIVLVAVLLWMLYLLPSWRGRFQYNAAERNAVRLNQALRVLAETSETPQEVRFELNARTALAQQKLAKRVQSEREAAELESLREQLAATRADPVIRRARARRRVRMVSTVSLLLGLAAVGFGIWQLVVAGSSLLLWLGGALIVPAGIALQRMAAVAARAARATHVVSAPVVERVAAPELHDQGRATWTPRPLPEPLVSVAGSRAQAAQDQIEAQEERRKAARVAALRERAEQMAPAAPTPLPAASSPYAKMGFVDDAEIEAHVRELLSRRAAG is encoded by the coding sequence ATGGACGGGCCGGTGCTGAGTGGAGGGGTGATCGTACTCGTCGCCGTGCTCCTCTGGATGCTCTATCTGCTCCCGTCGTGGCGTGGTCGTTTTCAGTACAACGCCGCGGAGCGCAACGCCGTCCGCCTGAATCAGGCCCTGAGGGTTCTCGCCGAGACGAGCGAGACGCCGCAAGAGGTGCGTTTCGAACTGAATGCACGCACCGCACTGGCGCAGCAGAAGCTCGCCAAGCGCGTGCAGTCGGAACGTGAGGCCGCAGAGCTCGAGTCGCTGCGGGAGCAGCTCGCCGCGACCAGGGCCGACCCGGTGATCCGTCGTGCCCGCGCCCGTCGTCGCGTGCGCATGGTGTCGACCGTCTCGCTCCTGCTCGGTCTCGCCGCCGTCGGCTTCGGGATCTGGCAGCTCGTCGTCGCCGGCTCCTCGCTGCTGCTGTGGCTCGGTGGCGCTCTGATCGTTCCCGCCGGAATCGCGCTTCAGCGGATGGCAGCTGTCGCCGCTCGGGCCGCACGCGCCACGCACGTCGTGTCCGCTCCTGTGGTCGAACGCGTCGCTGCTCCCGAACTGCATGACCAGGGCCGGGCGACCTGGACGCCGCGGCCGTTGCCGGAGCCCTTGGTCTCCGTCGCCGGGTCGCGTGCACAGGCCGCGCAGGATCAGATCGAGGCGCAGGAAGAACGTCGGAAGGCGGCGCGGGTGGCGGCGCTCCGCGAGCGTGCCGAGCAGATGGCGCCCGCCGCTCCCACACCGCTTCCCGCCGCATCCTCGCCCTACGCGAAGATGGGCTTCGTCGACGACGCCGAGATCGAGGCGCACGTGCGTGAACTCCTCTCCCGCCGTGCCGCCGGATGA
- a CDS encoding DUF6414 family protein, with translation MARTNDTDTQATMIKVVYFDEESASDYLDISAGGKSAATSENVKDRTTNLHGEVETRLAAKFSWLPFLGGSAEVGGGVDMSSAGQSILRKTLSNTILTDYLAEAGGDARVTQLRDLRVAAAKDSMAFTKMFTPYMVMLKMDDLPLDLARMDDALTGAKGYYELLATGPDGSKRVLRFNINAFRNNYGLTDLGRMRLVFHGILVGQTTEAALSMQAEITGGTDAPTVTAVELVDGVNAHNDDMLDVYDVMLAGVEHAG, from the coding sequence ATGGCCAGGACGAACGACACCGACACGCAGGCGACGATGATTAAGGTCGTCTACTTCGACGAGGAGTCCGCGTCGGACTATCTGGACATCTCCGCAGGCGGGAAGTCTGCCGCGACGAGCGAGAACGTCAAGGATCGGACGACCAACCTGCACGGTGAGGTCGAGACTCGCCTGGCCGCGAAGTTTAGCTGGTTGCCGTTCCTGGGCGGCTCCGCAGAGGTGGGCGGCGGCGTCGACATGTCGAGCGCTGGACAAAGCATCCTGCGAAAGACGCTGTCCAACACCATCCTGACCGACTACCTGGCCGAGGCCGGCGGGGACGCTCGGGTGACCCAACTGCGGGACCTTCGGGTGGCCGCGGCGAAGGACTCGATGGCGTTCACGAAGATGTTCACGCCGTACATGGTCATGCTCAAGATGGACGACCTGCCGCTCGATCTCGCGCGGATGGACGACGCTCTCACCGGCGCAAAGGGATACTACGAGCTTCTCGCGACGGGACCAGACGGCTCCAAGCGGGTGCTGCGGTTCAACATCAACGCCTTCCGCAACAACTACGGCCTCACCGACCTGGGCCGGATGCGCCTCGTGTTCCATGGCATCCTCGTCGGCCAGACCACCGAGGCAGCGTTGAGTATGCAGGCCGAGATCACCGGCGGCACGGACGCACCCACTGTGACCGCCGTGGAACTCGTGGACGGTGTCAACGCGCACAACGACGACATGCTGGACGTGTACGACGTGATGCTCGCCGGAGTCGAACATGCCGGGTGA
- a CDS encoding GNAT family N-acetyltransferase, whose protein sequence is MRHGPIELRLIRAKDARPLQHELLANRSWLQPWEATVPYGSVSFDMRLSIRRLLQQYRDGSGYPFVMEYDGEVAGQLNVWGVARGSLCSATIGYWVSERFAGRGITPTAVALATDACFTEYGLHRMEICIRPENAASIRVVQKLGFRYEGLRRRYIHIDGDWRDHYAFALTQEDVPQGVLARWLSGQVPPDASTVPPSDRISF, encoded by the coding sequence ATGCGACACGGACCCATCGAACTGCGGCTCATCCGCGCGAAGGATGCCCGCCCGCTGCAGCACGAACTGCTCGCGAACCGTTCCTGGTTGCAGCCGTGGGAGGCGACGGTCCCCTACGGCTCGGTATCCTTCGACATGCGACTCAGCATCAGGAGGCTGCTGCAGCAGTACCGTGACGGTTCGGGCTACCCCTTCGTCATGGAGTACGACGGTGAGGTGGCGGGACAGCTCAACGTGTGGGGCGTCGCCCGCGGCTCCCTGTGCTCGGCGACGATCGGTTACTGGGTGAGCGAGCGGTTCGCCGGGCGGGGCATCACCCCGACCGCCGTCGCGCTCGCCACGGACGCATGCTTCACGGAGTACGGGCTGCATCGGATGGAGATCTGCATCCGTCCCGAGAACGCCGCGAGCATCCGCGTCGTGCAGAAGCTCGGGTTCCGCTACGAAGGTCTGCGCCGCCGGTACATCCACATCGATGGCGACTGGCGTGATCACTACGCGTTCGCGCTGACGCAGGAGGATGTGCCGCAGGGAGTGCTGGCGCGGTGGCTGAGCGGTCAGGTGCCGCCGGATGCCTCGACCGTGCCGCCCTCCGACCGCATCTCGTTCTGA
- a CDS encoding restriction endonuclease, translated as MYDHFDYDSHVERNFAEQLENASDQVKLFAKLPRRFKVRTPVGAYSPDWAIVCDMDGADRLYLVRETKDKLSLISSIGTRP; from the coding sequence ATGTACGATCACTTCGACTACGACAGCCATGTGGAACGTAACTTCGCCGAGCAACTTGAGAACGCCAGCGACCAGGTCAAGCTCTTCGCGAAGCTCCCGCGCCGGTTCAAGGTGCGCACGCCCGTCGGGGCGTACTCGCCGGACTGGGCCATCGTCTGCGACATGGACGGGGCTGACCGGCTCTACCTCGTGCGGGAGACGAAGGACAAGCTCAGCCTCATCAGCTCGATTGGGACGAGGCCATGA
- the galU gene encoding UTP--glucose-1-phosphate uridylyltransferase GalU, producing the protein MGAQKIKAVIPAAGLGTRFLPATKAMPKEMLPVVDKPAIQYVVEEAADAGIDDILVIIGRNKNAISNHFDSVPELEVKLMEKGDTGRLERVMKSSDLADIHFVRQGEPKGLGHAVLRARTHVGDSSFAVLLGDDLIDERDPLLPDMIAEHERTGAAVIALMEVDPANIHMYGAAAVEDIEGSDAVRVTGLVEKPAQEDAPSNLAIIGRYVLPASVFEILERTEPGKGGEIQLTDALQELATDPQGPGVVGVIFGGRRYDTGDRVDYIKAIVQLAADRDDLGPELRPWLKEFAERL; encoded by the coding sequence ATGGGTGCACAGAAGATCAAGGCCGTCATTCCCGCAGCAGGACTGGGGACACGATTCCTGCCTGCGACGAAGGCGATGCCGAAGGAGATGCTTCCGGTCGTCGACAAGCCGGCCATCCAGTACGTGGTCGAAGAGGCGGCGGACGCAGGGATCGATGACATCCTCGTCATCATCGGCCGCAACAAGAACGCCATCTCCAACCACTTCGACTCGGTTCCCGAGCTCGAGGTGAAGCTCATGGAGAAGGGCGACACGGGGCGGCTGGAGCGGGTGATGAAGTCGAGCGACCTCGCCGACATCCACTTCGTGCGTCAGGGAGAGCCGAAGGGCCTCGGGCACGCCGTCCTGCGGGCACGGACCCACGTGGGGGACAGCTCCTTCGCGGTGCTCCTCGGAGACGATCTCATCGACGAGCGCGACCCCCTGCTGCCGGACATGATCGCCGAGCACGAGCGCACCGGTGCCGCGGTGATCGCGCTCATGGAGGTCGACCCCGCGAACATCCACATGTACGGCGCGGCCGCGGTCGAGGACATCGAGGGGTCGGACGCCGTTCGCGTCACCGGGCTCGTCGAGAAGCCCGCGCAGGAGGATGCTCCCTCGAACCTCGCCATCATCGGCCGCTACGTCCTGCCGGCATCGGTCTTCGAGATCCTCGAGCGCACCGAGCCGGGTAAGGGCGGCGAGATCCAGCTCACGGATGCGCTGCAGGAGCTCGCGACCGATCCGCAGGGTCCCGGCGTCGTCGGCGTCATCTTCGGCGGACGCCGCTACGACACGGGCGACCGCGTCGACTACATCAAGGCGATCGTCCAGCTCGCAGCGGACCGGGATGACCTCGGCCCCGAACTGCGCCCGTGGCTCAAGGAGTTCGCGGAACGCCTCTAG
- a CDS encoding 5-formyltetrahydrofolate cyclo-ligase, with amino-acid sequence MSNDVEHAKRALRADLRERRQLLSDAQREAAATAIGERLDALIDDLGARSISCFLSTTTEPGTREFVTRAVRRGIRVLLPVTRADGLLDWAVATEDDEIAEGLYGLPEPTGEVLGPIAVNDVELMIVPASAVDRSGMRMGWGRGYFDKTIGSMERCPPVYAVVYDSEVLDELPSEVHDQPVNGVVTPSQTLTLSPPRR; translated from the coding sequence ATGTCGAACGACGTCGAACACGCCAAACGCGCGCTCCGCGCCGATCTGCGCGAGCGGCGTCAGCTCCTCTCGGACGCGCAGCGCGAAGCCGCCGCCACCGCCATCGGTGAACGACTCGACGCGCTCATCGACGATCTCGGCGCCCGCTCGATCTCGTGCTTTCTCTCCACCACCACAGAACCGGGCACTCGCGAATTCGTGACACGGGCGGTGCGCCGCGGCATCCGCGTCCTCCTTCCCGTCACCCGCGCCGACGGGCTTCTCGACTGGGCCGTCGCCACGGAGGACGATGAGATCGCCGAGGGGCTCTACGGACTTCCGGAGCCGACCGGAGAGGTCCTCGGCCCGATCGCCGTCAACGACGTGGAGCTGATGATCGTCCCCGCCTCCGCCGTCGACCGCAGCGGGATGCGGATGGGCTGGGGTCGCGGATACTTCGACAAGACGATCGGCTCGATGGAGAGATGCCCTCCGGTCTATGCGGTCGTCTATGATTCCGAGGTACTCGACGAACTTCCGAGCGAGGTGCACGACCAGCCGGTGAACGGCGTCGTCACCCCCTCGCAGACGCTCACCCTGTCGCCTCCGCGACGCTGA
- a CDS encoding AAA family ATPase, translating into MPGDTTITIYYGPLSWFKEQTGKKRHVGLLDIVYERDEANRRHTHVVEGQETAPPDRPPRRPKRVAAESNDFASLNEHVITNFAGLVRSINPKRLALHNPPVNVQAQLARAFTTTVKRYDYPAVTRDTLVQFRDGFAGHLVGQSPVKESLLAALYPLTTPQRTKPIVLMFYGPSGVGKTETAQFVNGLLGGTLLRKQFSMFHNEKFASYLFGGTHSEASFARDLLDRESGVILIDEFDKANSVFHSAFYQLFDGGVFEDKNYSVELGPSLIICTSNYRTEDEIRKALGDALYSRFDSLVHFKPLSKPEIHEVIDRLVDNRYANLTPDEQARLTPDDLKGFLYPLADASGNVRKLGKLTDEVISLVLVRALLDNEPPAGQSDAKDVA; encoded by the coding sequence ATGCCGGGTGACACCACCATCACCATCTACTACGGGCCGCTGTCCTGGTTCAAGGAGCAAACAGGGAAGAAGAGGCACGTTGGGCTCCTGGACATCGTGTATGAGCGCGACGAGGCCAACCGACGTCACACCCACGTCGTCGAAGGCCAGGAGACAGCGCCTCCCGACAGGCCGCCGCGACGGCCGAAGCGAGTCGCCGCAGAGTCCAACGACTTCGCCAGCCTCAACGAGCACGTCATCACCAACTTCGCCGGCCTCGTGCGATCCATCAATCCCAAAAGGCTCGCCCTCCACAACCCGCCCGTCAACGTGCAGGCCCAGCTCGCACGAGCCTTCACGACCACCGTCAAGCGGTACGACTACCCAGCGGTCACCCGCGACACGCTCGTGCAGTTCAGGGACGGCTTCGCCGGTCACCTGGTCGGCCAGTCTCCGGTCAAGGAGTCGCTCCTCGCGGCGCTGTACCCGTTGACGACCCCGCAGCGCACCAAACCTATCGTTCTGATGTTCTATGGCCCCTCGGGTGTCGGCAAGACGGAGACGGCACAGTTCGTCAACGGACTGCTCGGCGGCACGCTTCTGCGGAAACAGTTCTCCATGTTCCACAACGAGAAGTTCGCCTCCTACCTGTTCGGCGGGACACACTCGGAAGCCTCCTTCGCGCGAGACCTCCTCGACCGCGAGTCCGGCGTCATCCTCATCGATGAGTTCGACAAGGCAAACTCAGTGTTCCACAGCGCCTTCTACCAACTCTTCGACGGCGGCGTCTTCGAGGACAAAAACTACAGCGTCGAGCTTGGCCCCTCCCTGATCATCTGCACCTCGAATTACAGGACGGAGGACGAGATTCGCAAAGCGCTCGGCGACGCCCTCTACTCCCGGTTCGACTCACTCGTCCATTTCAAGCCGCTCTCCAAACCGGAGATCCACGAGGTCATCGACCGGCTTGTCGACAACCGGTACGCGAACCTCACGCCCGATGAACAGGCCCGGCTCACGCCCGACGACCTCAAAGGCTTCCTGTACCCACTGGCCGATGCGTCCGGCAACGTACGCAAGCTCGGCAAACTGACCGATGAGGTGATCTCGCTCGTCCTCGTACGGGCGCTGCTCGACAACGAGCCGCCTGCCGGACAGTCAGACGCGAAGGACGTAGCATGA